A section of the Falco biarmicus isolate bFalBia1 chromosome 3, bFalBia1.pri, whole genome shotgun sequence genome encodes:
- the TPD52 gene encoding tumor protein D52 isoform X4, producing the protein MEPPRDQGLLRSDSIPEVGEDAAATVGMAETLSEEEQDELRKELAKVEEEIQTLSQVLAAKEKHLAEIKRKLGINSLQELRQNITKSWQDVTSTTAYKKTSETLSQAGQKASAAFSSVGSVITKKFEDVRLQAFSHSFSIRSIQHSISMPIMRNSPTFKSFEEKVESLKSKVGGSKPAGGDFGEVLNSAANASATETTAEQTQEETH; encoded by the exons ATGGAGCCCCCGAGGGACCAAG GGCTGCTGAGAAGTGACTCTATACCTGAGGTTGGAGAGGATGCTGCTGCTACAGTCGGTATGGCAGAAACACTCTCAGAAGAAGAACAGGATGAACTAAGAAAAGAGCTTGCTAAG GTGGAAGAAGAAATCCAGACACTCTCACAAGTGCTAGCTGCCAAAGAGAAGCATCTAGCAGAAATCAAGAGAAAGCTGGGAATTAACTCACTACAGGAGCTAAGGCAGAACATTACCAAAAGCTGGCAAGATGTGACATCAACCACAGC ATAcaagaaaacatcagaaacCCTGTCTCAGGCTGGTCAGAaggcttctgctgctttttcatctgTTGGTTCAGTCATAACCAAAAAGTTTGAAGATGTCAG ACTACAGGCATTTTCACATTCCTTTAG TATACGCTCCATACAGCATTCAATTAGTATGCCTATTATGAG AAATTCTCCTACTTTCAAATCCTTTGAGGAAAAAGTTGAAAGCTTAAAG TCTAAAGTTGGAGGAAGCAAACCTGCTGGGGGAGACTTTGGAGAAGTTCTTAATTCTGCTGCCAATGCCAGTGCCACAGAAACTACTGCAGAACAGACACAGGAGGAGACCCACTGA
- the TPD52 gene encoding tumor protein D52 isoform X1, with product MAARSEFSGMDLYEDYKSPFDFNAGVNRNYLYLSPSINLSPPGSPTLVKSGLLRSDSIPEVGEDAAATVGMAETLSEEEQDELRKELAKVEEEIQTLSQVLAAKEKHLAEIKRKLGINSLQELRQNITKSWQDVTSTTAYKKTSETLSQAGQKASAAFSSVGSVITKKFEDVRLQAFSHSFSIRSIQHSISMPIMRNSPTFKSFEEKVESLKSKVGGSKPAGGDFGEVLNSAANASATETTAEQTQEETH from the exons ATGGCTGCGCGTTCTGAATTTTCTGGCATGGATCTGTATGAGGATTACAAATCACCCTTCGATTTCAATGCTGGAGTGAACCGAAACTATCTTTACCTGTCGCCTAGCATAAACCTTTCTCCACCTGGATCGCCTACACTGGTGAAGTCTG GGCTGCTGAGAAGTGACTCTATACCTGAGGTTGGAGAGGATGCTGCTGCTACAGTCGGTATGGCAGAAACACTCTCAGAAGAAGAACAGGATGAACTAAGAAAAGAGCTTGCTAAG GTGGAAGAAGAAATCCAGACACTCTCACAAGTGCTAGCTGCCAAAGAGAAGCATCTAGCAGAAATCAAGAGAAAGCTGGGAATTAACTCACTACAGGAGCTAAGGCAGAACATTACCAAAAGCTGGCAAGATGTGACATCAACCACAGC ATAcaagaaaacatcagaaacCCTGTCTCAGGCTGGTCAGAaggcttctgctgctttttcatctgTTGGTTCAGTCATAACCAAAAAGTTTGAAGATGTCAG ACTACAGGCATTTTCACATTCCTTTAG TATACGCTCCATACAGCATTCAATTAGTATGCCTATTATGAG AAATTCTCCTACTTTCAAATCCTTTGAGGAAAAAGTTGAAAGCTTAAAG TCTAAAGTTGGAGGAAGCAAACCTGCTGGGGGAGACTTTGGAGAAGTTCTTAATTCTGCTGCCAATGCCAGTGCCACAGAAACTACTGCAGAACAGACACAGGAGGAGACCCACTGA
- the TPD52 gene encoding tumor protein D52 isoform X2, with product MAARSEFSGMDLYEDYKSPFDFNAGVNRNYLYLSPSINLSPPGSPTLVKSGLLRSDSIPEVGEDAAATVGMAETLSEEEQDELRKELAKVEEEIQTLSQVLAAKEKHLAEIKRKLGINSLQELRQNITKSWQDVTSTTAYKKTSETLSQAGQKASAAFSSVGSVITKKFEDVSIRSIQHSISMPIMRNSPTFKSFEEKVESLKSKVGGSKPAGGDFGEVLNSAANASATETTAEQTQEETH from the exons ATGGCTGCGCGTTCTGAATTTTCTGGCATGGATCTGTATGAGGATTACAAATCACCCTTCGATTTCAATGCTGGAGTGAACCGAAACTATCTTTACCTGTCGCCTAGCATAAACCTTTCTCCACCTGGATCGCCTACACTGGTGAAGTCTG GGCTGCTGAGAAGTGACTCTATACCTGAGGTTGGAGAGGATGCTGCTGCTACAGTCGGTATGGCAGAAACACTCTCAGAAGAAGAACAGGATGAACTAAGAAAAGAGCTTGCTAAG GTGGAAGAAGAAATCCAGACACTCTCACAAGTGCTAGCTGCCAAAGAGAAGCATCTAGCAGAAATCAAGAGAAAGCTGGGAATTAACTCACTACAGGAGCTAAGGCAGAACATTACCAAAAGCTGGCAAGATGTGACATCAACCACAGC ATAcaagaaaacatcagaaacCCTGTCTCAGGCTGGTCAGAaggcttctgctgctttttcatctgTTGGTTCAGTCATAACCAAAAAGTTTGAAGATGTCAG TATACGCTCCATACAGCATTCAATTAGTATGCCTATTATGAG AAATTCTCCTACTTTCAAATCCTTTGAGGAAAAAGTTGAAAGCTTAAAG TCTAAAGTTGGAGGAAGCAAACCTGCTGGGGGAGACTTTGGAGAAGTTCTTAATTCTGCTGCCAATGCCAGTGCCACAGAAACTACTGCAGAACAGACACAGGAGGAGACCCACTGA
- the TPD52 gene encoding tumor protein D52 isoform X3 translates to MAARSEFSGMDLYEDYKSPFDFNAGVNRNYLYLSPSINLSPPGSPTLVKSGLLRSDSIPEVGEDAAATVGMAETLSEEEQDELRKELAKVEEEIQTLSQVLAAKEKHLAEIKRKLGINSLQELRQNITKSWQDVTSTTAYKKTSETLSQAGQKASAAFSSVGSVITKKFEDVRNSPTFKSFEEKVESLKSKVGGSKPAGGDFGEVLNSAANASATETTAEQTQEETH, encoded by the exons ATGGCTGCGCGTTCTGAATTTTCTGGCATGGATCTGTATGAGGATTACAAATCACCCTTCGATTTCAATGCTGGAGTGAACCGAAACTATCTTTACCTGTCGCCTAGCATAAACCTTTCTCCACCTGGATCGCCTACACTGGTGAAGTCTG GGCTGCTGAGAAGTGACTCTATACCTGAGGTTGGAGAGGATGCTGCTGCTACAGTCGGTATGGCAGAAACACTCTCAGAAGAAGAACAGGATGAACTAAGAAAAGAGCTTGCTAAG GTGGAAGAAGAAATCCAGACACTCTCACAAGTGCTAGCTGCCAAAGAGAAGCATCTAGCAGAAATCAAGAGAAAGCTGGGAATTAACTCACTACAGGAGCTAAGGCAGAACATTACCAAAAGCTGGCAAGATGTGACATCAACCACAGC ATAcaagaaaacatcagaaacCCTGTCTCAGGCTGGTCAGAaggcttctgctgctttttcatctgTTGGTTCAGTCATAACCAAAAAGTTTGAAGATGTCAG AAATTCTCCTACTTTCAAATCCTTTGAGGAAAAAGTTGAAAGCTTAAAG TCTAAAGTTGGAGGAAGCAAACCTGCTGGGGGAGACTTTGGAGAAGTTCTTAATTCTGCTGCCAATGCCAGTGCCACAGAAACTACTGCAGAACAGACACAGGAGGAGACCCACTGA
- the TPD52 gene encoding tumor protein D52 isoform X5, whose product MAETLSEEEQDELRKELAKVEEEIQTLSQVLAAKEKHLAEIKRKLGINSLQELRQNITKSWQDVTSTTAYKKTSETLSQAGQKASAAFSSVGSVITKKFEDVRLQAFSHSFSIRSIQHSISMPIMRNSPTFKSFEEKVESLKSKVGGSKPAGGDFGEVLNSAANASATETTAEQTQEETH is encoded by the exons ATGGCAGAAACACTCTCAGAAGAAGAACAGGATGAACTAAGAAAAGAGCTTGCTAAG GTGGAAGAAGAAATCCAGACACTCTCACAAGTGCTAGCTGCCAAAGAGAAGCATCTAGCAGAAATCAAGAGAAAGCTGGGAATTAACTCACTACAGGAGCTAAGGCAGAACATTACCAAAAGCTGGCAAGATGTGACATCAACCACAGC ATAcaagaaaacatcagaaacCCTGTCTCAGGCTGGTCAGAaggcttctgctgctttttcatctgTTGGTTCAGTCATAACCAAAAAGTTTGAAGATGTCAG ACTACAGGCATTTTCACATTCCTTTAG TATACGCTCCATACAGCATTCAATTAGTATGCCTATTATGAG AAATTCTCCTACTTTCAAATCCTTTGAGGAAAAAGTTGAAAGCTTAAAG TCTAAAGTTGGAGGAAGCAAACCTGCTGGGGGAGACTTTGGAGAAGTTCTTAATTCTGCTGCCAATGCCAGTGCCACAGAAACTACTGCAGAACAGACACAGGAGGAGACCCACTGA